In the genome of Pseudomonas sp. HS6, one region contains:
- a CDS encoding transporter, translated as MTPNRATFPVRLALSLLGCAATLPALATEAGVDNIGTGTDGFFMLPLEVDSLPENMVAFNLYYNHYKATKLNISSFGGKVPNVEIESTAVIPRIDYLSPVRVFGGRLAGYIAQPWLKQEVSVFGLSDTREGMGDTTIAPIILWDMGKNLTLGAALEITVPTGEYSVDRLANTSNNFYTYKPLFSFTWLPTDKTEVSMKTTYSFNEKNKDTDYKSGQIFHFDYSASYKVTDDLMLGINGYYLEQTTDDKQFGHTVQFAGQDVDDGVRGQVFAIGPALHFTFLKYASAEIRWAKEFDVENRPEGEMLWAKVSIPYAF; from the coding sequence ATGACCCCGAACCGCGCGACATTCCCTGTGCGACTGGCGCTGAGCCTGCTCGGCTGCGCCGCGACCCTGCCGGCGCTGGCCACCGAAGCCGGCGTCGATAACATCGGCACCGGCACCGACGGCTTCTTCATGCTGCCGCTGGAAGTCGACAGCCTTCCCGAGAACATGGTTGCCTTCAACCTCTACTACAACCACTACAAGGCGACCAAACTCAACATCAGCTCGTTCGGCGGCAAGGTGCCGAATGTCGAAATCGAATCCACCGCCGTTATCCCGCGCATCGATTATCTGAGCCCGGTACGGGTGTTCGGTGGACGTCTGGCCGGTTACATCGCCCAGCCGTGGCTGAAGCAAGAAGTGTCGGTGTTCGGCCTGAGCGACACCCGCGAAGGCATGGGCGATACCACCATCGCGCCGATCATCCTGTGGGACATGGGCAAGAACCTGACCCTCGGCGCCGCCCTGGAAATCACCGTGCCCACCGGCGAATACAGCGTCGATCGCCTGGCCAACACCAGCAACAACTTCTACACCTACAAGCCGCTGTTCTCCTTCACCTGGCTGCCGACGGACAAGACCGAGGTGTCGATGAAGACCACCTACAGCTTCAACGAGAAGAACAAGGACACCGACTACAAGTCCGGGCAGATCTTCCACTTCGATTACTCGGCCAGCTACAAGGTCACCGACGACCTGATGCTCGGCATTAACGGCTACTACCTCGAGCAGACCACCGACGACAAACAGTTCGGCCACACCGTGCAGTTCGCCGGCCAGGATGTAGACGACGGCGTGCGCGGCCAGGTCTTCGCCATCGGCCCGGCGCTGCATTTCACCTTCCTCAAGTACGCCAGCGCCGAAATTCGCTGGGCCAAGGAGTTCGACGTGGAGAACCGGCCGGAGGGGGAAATGTTGTGGGCGAAAGTGAGTATTCCGTATGCGTTCTGA
- a CDS encoding stability determinant, producing MSILHSPFYSDFESEEEAESYDRWFRAKVQEALDDPSPGIPHDEAMAMLDQMLEEMRRKRRAAA from the coding sequence ATGAGCATATTGCATTCCCCGTTTTACTCTGACTTCGAATCCGAAGAAGAGGCAGAGAGCTACGATCGCTGGTTTCGTGCCAAGGTTCAGGAGGCTCTCGATGATCCCAGCCCTGGCATTCCCCATGATGAAGCTATGGCAATGCTCGACCAGATGCTGGAAGAGATGCGCAGGAAGCGCCGCGCTGCTGCTTGA
- a CDS encoding type II toxin-antitoxin system RelE/ParE family toxin: MIPALAFPMMKLWQCSTRCWKRCAGSAALLLEWSDQALNDLADIIDYIEQYNSNASVALQHKVGAATKRLSSIPYGYRSGRVPSTREMVINPNYLLVYRVNGRIRILTLVHTRRQYPRTSSP, from the coding sequence ATGATCCCAGCCCTGGCATTCCCCATGATGAAGCTATGGCAATGCTCGACCAGATGCTGGAAGAGATGCGCAGGAAGCGCCGCGCTGCTGCTTGAATGGAGCGATCAAGCTCTGAACGATCTGGCTGACATTATTGATTACATTGAACAATACAACTCAAACGCTTCAGTTGCTCTGCAACACAAGGTTGGTGCAGCAACGAAAAGGCTTTCATCAATCCCCTATGGTTACCGGTCCGGTCGAGTGCCAAGCACTCGGGAAATGGTGATCAATCCAAACTATCTGCTGGTCTATCGGGTGAACGGGCGCATCAGGATATTGACGTTAGTCCACACCCGACGACAATACCCACGGACCTCATCGCCATAA
- a CDS encoding AraC family transcriptional regulator, giving the protein MNAKLQDPTFDLALVSPFLLQTLADVAANKGIEAESLCRGLGFTFEDLQDPSQRISYRQAVAMIQRALKALPNQGLGLWVGAQNVLGTLGLLGHVLSLCKTLRDAFEIGVRHQHTSGGIVVSSVDVVGDQVYVDVECRLPFAEVQVFAVEEFFASLLVYGRALVGETFKPIAVEFMHAAPHYVDEYRRLLGPEVRFGCLHNRMLIDVQWLDVNLPNHHSLALRQAVKLLELEAAQVHQKLDLIQAVERAIVRDLSRGSHIEKIAGDLNMSSRTLRRRLTEHSLTFEALLEQVRQARTMSLLANPDMPIERITEEVGYSDVRSFRRAFKRWTGKSPSAWRIESSVI; this is encoded by the coding sequence ATGAACGCAAAACTCCAAGACCCCACCTTCGATCTGGCGCTGGTGTCGCCATTTCTCCTGCAAACCCTGGCCGACGTCGCCGCCAACAAGGGTATTGAGGCCGAAAGCCTGTGTCGTGGCCTCGGTTTCACCTTCGAAGACCTGCAGGATCCTTCGCAGCGCATCTCCTACCGCCAGGCCGTGGCCATGATTCAGCGAGCGCTGAAAGCTTTGCCCAATCAGGGGCTGGGCCTGTGGGTCGGCGCGCAGAACGTGCTCGGTACGCTGGGCCTGCTCGGGCACGTGCTGTCGCTGTGCAAGACCTTGCGCGATGCGTTCGAAATCGGGGTTCGGCATCAGCACACTTCAGGCGGGATCGTCGTTTCCAGCGTCGATGTGGTGGGTGATCAGGTGTACGTCGACGTCGAATGCCGACTGCCATTCGCCGAGGTGCAGGTATTTGCCGTTGAAGAGTTTTTCGCCAGTCTGCTGGTTTACGGTCGGGCGCTGGTGGGCGAGACGTTCAAGCCGATTGCCGTGGAGTTCATGCATGCGGCGCCGCATTACGTTGATGAATACCGGCGGCTGTTGGGGCCGGAGGTACGCTTCGGTTGCCTGCACAATCGCATGCTGATCGACGTGCAATGGCTGGATGTGAACCTGCCCAATCATCATTCGCTGGCGCTGCGTCAGGCGGTCAAACTGCTGGAGCTGGAAGCGGCGCAGGTGCATCAGAAACTCGATCTGATCCAGGCTGTGGAGCGGGCGATTGTCCGGGACCTGAGCCGGGGCAGCCACATTGAAAAGATCGCCGGCGACTTGAACATGAGCAGTCGTACTTTGCGTCGGCGGCTGACTGAACATTCGCTGACGTTTGAAGCGCTGCTGGAGCAAGTGCGCCAGGCGCGCACGATGAGTCTGTTGGCCAATCCTGATATGCCGATTGAGCGGATTACCGAAGAGGTCGGCTATAGCGATGTGCGCAGCTTTCGTCGGGCGTTCAAGCGTTGGACGGGGAAGAGTCCGAGTGCGTGGCGCATAGAGAGTTCTGTGATTTGA